One window of Trifolium pratense cultivar HEN17-A07 linkage group LG5, ARS_RC_1.1, whole genome shotgun sequence genomic DNA carries:
- the LOC123883968 gene encoding sm-like protein LSM1B — protein sequence MSWASPDELLLSTSLATYLDKKLLVLLRDGRKLLGFLRSFDQFANVVLEGACERVIVGDLYCDVPLGLYVIRGENVVLIGELDLGKEELPPHMTCVSEADIRKAQKAERDASDLKGTMRKRMEFLDFD from the exons ATGTCTTGGGCTTCCCCTGATGAGCTTTTACTCTCCACCTCTCTTGCTACATACCTTGACA aAAAACTTCTTGTCTTGTTGCGAGATGGTCGAAAACTTTTAGGTTTCTTACGCTCGTTTGATCAATTTG CTAATGTTGTTCTAGAAGGTGCATGTGAACGAGTAATTGTTGGAGATCTTTACTGTGATGTGCCTTTAGGCCTTTATGTAATTCGTGGGGAAAATGTTGTCTTAATTGGAGAGCTG GACTTGGGAAAGGAGGAACTTCCGCCACATATGACATGTGTGTCAGAGGCTGACATAAGAAAG GCACAAAAAGCAGAACGTGATGCTAGTGATCTAAAGGGCACCATGAGGAAAAGGATGGAATTCCTTGATTTTGACTAA
- the LOC123883969 gene encoding pollen receptor-like kinase 3 encodes MAAASVLLLISLSFLFLISSAAQPQSETQSLLKLKQSFTNSDKILSSWIPNVSPCSGTWVGVICFSNIITGLHLTDLSLSGTIDVDAIAEIRGLRTLNFINNSFSGPIPQFNKLGTIKSLLLQQNQFTGPIPQDFFTKLSSLKKVWLSGNKFSGNIPVSLTELDLLKELHLEGNQFSGQLPDLKQDFKSFDVSNNQLEGPIPESLAKFSAVSFAGNAGLCGKPLEKQCDGSSSSSSSSTTSSSYLDSVTYAPTENGASGLASKVMVLMLLAVLAAVILLFLKSRQRRRDDDFSVVSRDSSVDEVQVRVPISRASSASERVGRRNVGESTKRSGMGAGNRNGIGDLVMVNDEKGTFGLQDLMKAAAEVLGNGGLGSAYKAAMSSGLSVVVKRMREMNKIGKDVFDAEMRQFGRIRHPNILTPLAYHYRREEKLFVTEYMPKGSLLYVLHGDRGTSHADLTWPIRLKIAKGIARGLSFLYSEFSTYDLPHGNLKSSNVLLTNEYEPLLGDFAFQPLINPSTAVQSMFAYKTPDYIQNQKLSQKADVYCLGIIILEIITGKFPSQYHSNGKGGTDVVQWVLTAISERREAELIDPELKDNASNSINNMLQLLLIGAACTESNPEQRVHMKEAIRRIEEVQL; translated from the exons ATGGCCGCTGCTTCTGTTCTCCTTTTGATCTctctttcctttctttttctgatCTCCAGCGCGGCGCAACCACAATCAGAAACACAATCTCTCCTAAAACTAAAACAATCCTTCACAAATTCCGACAAAATATTATCCTCATGGATCCCCAATGTCTCTCCATGTTCCGGCACATGGGTTGGCGTTATCTGCTTCAGCAACATTATCACAGGTCTCCATCTCACCGACCTCAGCCTCTCCGGAACAATAGATGTCGATGCCATTGCCGAGATTCGCGGCTTAAGAACACTCAACTTTATCAATAACTCTTTTTCTGGTCCTATTCCCCAGTTCAACAAACTTGGCACCATCAAATCTCTTCTTCTCCAACAAAACCAATTCACCGGTCCAATTCCGCAAGATTTCTTCACAAAATTAAGTTCTTTGAAAAAAGTATGGCTCTCTGGTAACAAATTCTCCGGCAATATTCCGGTTTCTTTAACGGAACTTGATCTCCTCAAAGAATTGCACCTTGAAGGTAACCAATTCTCCGGTCAGCTACCGGATCTCAAACAAGATTTCAAATCATTCGATGTTTCGAATAACCAACTAGAAGGTCCTATCCCTGAAAGTCTTGCGAAATTTAGTGCTGTTTCGTTTGCCGGAAATGCAGGCCTGTGTGGAAAACCGTTGGAAAAGCAATGTGAcggttcatcttcttcttcttcttcttctactacTTCTTCTTCATATTTGGATAGTGTTACTTATGCTCCAACCGAAAATGGTGCGTCTGGTTTGGCGTCTAAAGTGATGGTACTTATGTTATTGGCAGTTTTAGCGGCggttatacttttatttttgaaatcaaGGCAGAGAAGACGGGACGATGATTTTAGCGTTGTAAGCCGAGACTCTAGCGTTGACGAGGTGCAGGTGCGTGTACCGATAAGTAGAGCTTCTTCCGCGTCAGAGAGAGTTGGGAGACGGAACGTGGGGGAATCTACAAAGAGAAGCGGAATGGGGGCTGGAAATAGAAATGGTATAGGTGATTTAGTGATGGTGAATGATGAGAAGGGTACCTTTGGTTTGCAGGATTTGATGAAAGCTGCTGCTGAGGTATTGGGGAATGGTGGATTGGGTTCGGCTTATAAAGCCGCTATGTCGAGTGGGTTGAGTGTGGTTGTCAAGAGGATGAGGGAGATGAATAAAATTGGGAAAGATGTGTTTGATGCTGAAATGAGACAATTTGGGAGGATTAGACATCCTAATATTTTGACGCCTTTGGCTTATCATTATAGGAGAGAGGAAAAGCTTTTCGTTACCGAGTATATGCCTAAAGGAAGCTTGTTATATGTCTTGCACG GTGACAGAGGAACTTCCCATGCAGATTTAACATGGCCTATCCGTTTAAAGATTGCTAAAGGAATTGCAAGAGGGTTAAGCTTCCTTTACTCTGAATTTTCAACCTATGATTTACCTCATGGAAACCTTAAATCAAGCAATGTTCTACTAACTAATGAATATGAGCCACTTTTAGGTGATTTTGCTTTTCAACCACTAATCAATCCTAGCACTGCAGTACAATCAATGTTTGCATACAAAACACCAGATTACATTCAAAACCAGAAGCTTTCGCAGAAAGCCGATGTTTATTGCCTTGGAATCATCATTCTCGAAATTATTACAGGGAAATTCCCTTCTCAGTATCATAGTAATGGTAAAGGTGGGACCGATGTTGTTCAATGGGTCCTCACAGCGATTTCTGAGCGACGAGAAGCTGAATTAATTGATCCTGAGTTGAAAGATAATGCATCAAATTCAATCAATAATATGCTTCAGCTTCTCTTAATCGGTGCTGCTTGTACCGAAAGCAACCCGGAACAAAGAGTGCATATGAAGGAAGCTATTAGAAGGATAGAGGAGGTACAACTCTAA
- the LOC123883970 gene encoding photosystem I chlorophyll a/b-binding protein 6, chloroplastic: MALAISSTSLSSFPNREICQKVFHQGTTTTTSWLSNSNRRRKLTIRNAKKGVSDVCVPLPPDRPLWFPGSSPPEWLDGSLPGDFGFDPLGLGSDPELLKWFAQAELMHSRWAMLGVSGILIPEILDNMGFVKNFSWYNAGSVQYFADPTTLFIVQLALMGWVEGRRWADIVNPGSVDIEPKLPNRPNPKPDVGYPGGLWFDPMQWGRGSPEPVMVLRTKEIKNGRLAMLAFLGFCFQAVYTGGSPLENLTAHLADPGHVNIFSAFTSG, encoded by the exons ATGGCTTTAGCCATTTCATCCACTTCATTATCAAGTTTTCCAAACAG GGAAATATGTCAAAAGGTTTTCCACCAAGGAACGACAACAACAACCTCATGGTTAAGCAACAGCAACAGAAGAAGAAAACTTACAATTAGAAATGCAAAAAAAGGAGTGTCGGATGTTTGTGTACCACTCCCTCCAGATAGGCCATTGTGGTTTCCTGGTAGTTCACCTCCTGAATGGCTAGATGGCAG TCTTCCTGGTGATTTTGGTTTTGACCCTCTTGGATTAG GGTCTGATCCAGAGTTATTAAAATGGTTTGCACAAGCAGAACTAATGCATTCAAGATGGGCAATGTTAGGAGTATCAGGAATCCTCATCCCAGAAATACTCGACAATATGGGTTTCGTAAAAAACTTCTCATGGTATAATGCAGGTTCAGTCCAATATTTCGCAGACCCAACAACACTATTCATTGTTCAACTCGCTTTAATGGGTTGGGTCGAGGGTCGAAGATGGGCTGATATTGTTAATCCAGGTAGCGTTGATATTGAGCCCAAGTTACCAAATCGGCCTAACCCAAAACCAGATGTTGGTTATCCTGGCGGGCTTTGGTTTGATCCTATGCAGTGGGGAAGAGGTTCACCTGAGCCTGTTATGGTTTTGAGGACTAAGGAGATTAAGAATGGAAGACTTGCTATGCTTGCTTTTCTTGGATTTTGTTTTCAAGCTGTTTATACTGGTGGTAGTCCTCTTGAAAATTTGACGGCTCATCTTGCTGATCCCGGTCATGTCAACATTTTCTCG GCTTTCACTTCAGGGTAG